The genomic interval CTGTGTCAACgataacatttattttgcaatgcttcTTCTATTCTCAATACTGTGTGTACTATGGTTTACCTCGTCCTAAAGCGCCTGTGGCTTATCGTGTTtgcccctcttctcttccctcttctcctgtCGTTGCGCTCCGGCCTCTCCTTGCGCAGCCTCCACCTCACCACGTTCTGCCTGCAGCACAAGCCCACAGTCATCGCCTGCGTCTGCATCCACCTGGCCTGTAAATGGTCCAACTGGGAGATCCCCGTCTCCACTGATGGGAAACACTGGTGGGAGTACGTGGACAACTCTGTCACGCTGGAGCTTCTCGATGGTGACTCTTAGATTATAGTTCATTAGTTCACGCCCGTAGTCGGAAAAACATGCAGAATgcttagttacattgttttagtttgggAGAATCGTTTTGTTTTCGTCAATGAGaaatgtgtgggtgtatgttatTATTGCCATTTTATATTAGGTGTTAAAACCAAGTGTCCTGTCCTTCAGAACTGACACACGACTTCCTTCAGATTCTGGAGAAGACGCCGAGCAGGTTGAAGAGGATACGGAACTGGAGGGTTAGCAGAAGTTATTCTCTGTTGAATCATCATTAAGACCTCTCACTGCCTCTGATTTGTAGATTGTCCTTGGTGTCTGCTGATTTTTATTTCAGTGTAGTTTCATGCTCTTCACAACCACGTCatcattctctcttctcccccataCCAGGCCACACAAGCTGCCAAGAAGCCCAAGGGAGATGGCTCTCAGGCGAACGACCCCTACCCAGGACCCTCCCTGGTCCACGAACATTCCCTGGGAGACGGCATCCCTGGGGTCTCCAACCCAGCCTTCTCCAAAGCAGCCTCCTCGTTCCCTGTCCCACTGCCGGGTCACGCCAGTGGACCCCTCTCCCTGGACTCCATCGCCTCCATGCAGGGCAGCTCCTACACCTTCACCGCCCCCAGCGACTGGCCCCAGGACATGGGGGGTCGCTCGGAGGGAGGAGGCTATTCCCTCAAAACAGATACACTAGGCCTCCAGCAGGGGGCTTCACTGTCTCTGCAGCACGGCTCTCTGAACCCACACAGACCAGATAAGACCATGGAGTTCAACCCTATTAAACATGAACACAAGGCTGTAGCAGGGGGGGGGAAGCAGCAGCAACAGCCCCCGCCTGCCCAGAAAATGTCCCTGGACAAGTACAGAGAGAAGCACGCTGCCGAGCTGGCGGTGCAGCAGAAACGCAAACAGACAGAGCAGCAGGCTATGGAGCCTGAGGGCAGGGATGCCTATATATCCTCTGTCCAGTCAGACCACAGGAAACACATGCAGCCCCACTCTAACCcagggagcagcagcagcagcggcacCACTTCATCTCCTCTTAAAATGAAGCTGGCCGTTTTAGGCCAAGACAGGCTCCCCTCTGACAAACGGGACAAGGGGGGCTCACTCAAACTCCGCCTCCCAGTTCCTTCTCAGGGGGGCGTGGCCAGCAAAGAGGAGCTGAAGATGAAAATCAAGGTGTCCTCTGAGCGCCACAGCTCTTCTGATGAGGGTGGGCCCAAAAGCAAACATTCCAGCCCGCTGGTGAGCAAGGAGAAGCATCGGGACCAGTCTGCCCACCGCCACCACAAGCAGCACGGACACTCTCAGCTCCACGCAGCACAGCACAGCGGCAATGGCCGGGGGGGCCTTGAGGGGCCAGCAGGTGTCGGGCCGGCCCTCCTCCGGAGCCCCCTGGGGCTAGGGAGCGTTGAGGGGTTGGCGGGCCCGGCCCTTGCTTCTGTTTCCAGTTCCTCCCGCAAGAGGGTACACCCCAACGTTGCCGGCCACAACCACCACTCCTCCAAAACGAGCAAAAGCTCCAAGGGCAGCGCAGGTAGTTCCTCTCATTGTTCCTCTGTTCAGCTGCAGTCACAGTGTGTGTCGTCTCACAGCTCTGGTTTTAACcttcccttccccctcctccccctgtcacATACCAGGTGGGCTACGGACATCTCAGCACCCTAGTGAAACTGGACAAGAAGCCAATGGAGAGCCGCGGCCCTGAGGTCGCCGGCTGGGGTACTGCCAGCACCAAACAGACACTTTTGACATGCTCCCATTTCCTGTTAAGTGCCCAAGGAATAAACTCATGAACCCTTTATAGCAAGGCAATGGAAGGtaaagcaaaaaatatataaagcaAAGTGTAggacaaaaatatataattatgcTTCCCGATCATCTGATCTCTTGGAGGTGCTGGTATAGTACTGCCTGTTTCTGTATCTGTAGCTGCTGCTTGGTCCTTAGTCCATATTCTCTGGATGGGTCTTGAAATGTGGACGTGAGTTAGTTGGTCATCCTAGTTTCAATGTTGAAAAAAGGTATACTGAAAAGGCATGAAAGATGCAATTTATTTTCTTTTAAATAATTACATTTCCACAACTAATCCAGTGAGAAAACAAGGCAAGCGGTCCTCTTGTGACTGGAGGGCTTGTCAGTCGGGAGTAGAGAAGGAAGGCTGGGCACGCCAAACATGGCCGCCAATGGAagctggatatatatatattttttttgaacACGTTTTTTTTAGTACTCAATACTGTATCGATGATCCGCATGTTTCTATCATCAAAGGGATAAAGCAGAATGCAGACTGCTGTTTACAGAAAGTGGAGATAAATGTACATACATTTTTGTATGTTTAAAAAGCTATACCATAAATACTCAGGTTTGGAGCTGCTTGTAAgtataagatatatatatatattatatatgatgGAGAAAGAGTATTGTAACTTGATGTAGGAGTCCTGTCATTGGTGATTCTGACTGCAGCGTTCCACTGTTGTGCTTAGAGCCTGTACTACGCATGGCTGCCGGTAGAGTGCACTCGACCTTCGACCTTTCCATCCCTTTGTAGGGTCTGGATTTCCTCCAGTGCAGACCCTACAAACCGTACCAACCACCTGGCATGTTGTCAGAGGCCATGCAATTTGTACAACAATTGGGGGGGGGGACCTCCAAGATGACCTAAAGCTGGATGCCAAAGGCTGTGCCTCGCAACAAAAACAAAGGACACGAGGACAGTAATACTAGTGCTATAGTTTACATGCCTAACCTTTGCTGTGAAGTGCATTTACATAAAATGGTTGCTTGGCTTGACCCTGTAGCCGATAGATGCAAAGCTGTAAATCagtaatggtaaataatgtaggaTTGTTAATGTTCAGTGACGTGGCCTGGTTATTGGGCTTAACGGTCCGTTTCCTACTGGATATGGCAGATATCGTTCTCAATTGTGGACACAAACTAAGAACTGTTCTTTGACTGGTTAGTTCTTATTTCAGTGTGCAGACAGTTGGTATTGAGGCCAAGATGCTATGTTCCACCAGTACTTATACTCTTGGGCACAGACGGTGGTTTTGAAAACAAGAAGGCAAGTGCAAATCTTGACAACtagtttttattattttatttaagttCTACAAATAAATCCTAAGGTTGACACTACCTTAACTTGACCTATGTTGTATGATTGATTGGTATGTTATATGAAGAGAATGGAAGCTAAATGTTATACAAATGCCCTATTTGTATCCGCTGCACGATCTTGTTCCAAGGGTGATAAAGGTTTCAAGCAATACATTTGAAAAGGAATTTAAATACGGTATATTATGCGAATTTGACAGATTTACACTGCTGTTCAAAAGTTGGGGGTCACTTAATGTCTTTGGTTTTGtattaacatcaaattgatcataaactCAGTGTAGACATTTAATGCTGGAAATTGcagttttttttaatggaatatctacataggcccattataagaaaccaccactcctgtgttccaattgcacattgttagctaatccaagttgatcatttttaaagccttttgtaattatgttaccaCAGCTTAAAACGTgtctttctttagactagttgagtatctgcatTTGTGGTTTcgaagacctttcttctgaaacacgtCCGTCTATTCTTgtcctgagaaatgaaggctattccatgcaataaattgaagatctcgtacaacactgtgtactgcCCCCTTCAaggaacagtgcaaactggcttaAACCAGGatggaggccccagtgcacaactgagcaagagaacaagtacgtTAGTCTAATTTGAGAAACAAACGCCTCCGggatgcctagaaggccagcatcccggagtcgcctcttcactgttgatgttgagactggtgttttgtgggtactatttaatgaagctgccagttgaggactagtGAGGCatgtgtttctcaaactagacactaatgtacttgtcctcttgctcaattgtgcaccggtgcctcccactctttctattctggttagagccagtttgtgctgttctgtgactggagtagtacacagagttgtacgagatcttcagtttctttgcaatttttcgcatggaataaccttcatttctcagaacaagaatagactgatgagtttcagaagaaaggactttgtctggccattttgagcctgtgattgaaacc from Oncorhynchus kisutch isolate 150728-3 linkage group LG26, Okis_V2, whole genome shotgun sequence carries:
- the LOC109870862 gene encoding cyclin-T2; this translates as MAACRGSSSKWFFTREQLEATPSRRTGVEPDRELSYRQQAANLIQDMGQRLNVSQLTINTAIVYMHRFYMYHSFTKFHRNIISPTTLFLAAKVEEQPRKLEHVIKVSHACLNPQEAPLDTKSNAYLQQAQELVILETIVLQTLGFEITIEHPHTDVVKCSQLVRASKDLAQTSYFMATNSLHLTTFCLQHKPTVIACVCIHLACKWSNWEIPVSTDGKHWWEYVDNSVTLELLDELTHDFLQILEKTPSRLKRIRNWRATQAAKKPKGDGSQANDPYPGPSLVHEHSLGDGIPGVSNPAFSKAASSFPVPLPGHASGPLSLDSIASMQGSSYTFTAPSDWPQDMGGRSEGGGYSLKTDTLGLQQGASLSLQHGSLNPHRPDKTMEFNPIKHEHKAVAGGGKQQQQPPPAQKMSLDKYREKHAAELAVQQKRKQTEQQAMEPEGRDAYISSVQSDHRKHMQPHSNPGSSSSSGTTSSPLKMKLAVLGQDRLPSDKRDKGGSLKLRLPVPSQGGVASKEELKMKIKVSSERHSSSDEGGPKSKHSSPLVSKEKHRDQSAHRHHKQHGHSQLHAAQHSGNGRGGLEGPAGVGPALLRSPLGLGSVEGLAGPALASVSSSSRKRVHPNVAGHNHHSSKTSKSSKGSAGGLRTSQHPSETGQEANGEPRP